The window ATGGTAACTACTGCCTGTAAACTAGTGACTATTTAAGAGACCACACTATGTTGAAGGTGCTATCCCGATGAAGCGAATGACCTtcgcgaaacgcatagggtgtctCAGTTGAGCCACCATAGTTTGACCTTGACGTCATTAGACGCGTAGTACTCGGAAGTGGAACCGGGACAAGGAGCTCGGCAAGATCTCGACGGCGCGGGAATCGATATGAACCAGAGCACAGCCCAGGGTGAGAGCCTGGATGTGCGGCAGCCACATACGGAAGGAGGGGAGCGGACGGCCCCTGAGGATCCTGCTAGCCCTGACGGAGTGAGTTGCAGATACTGCAGATACCGTGCCTGGCCAGAGGACTCTTTAGTGCCATGCTGGGATGCTAAATATTCAACTGCACAAAAATCAACACcagtttgtgagtttgcaatcgCAATTTCTTTGAAAGTGTTTATTAAAAACGGTATTATGCTATGCTGTTCTCTGTATAACTTCAATAAgatgcagtgctccaccatttgAAGACTGCAGAAGGAGCCTACACACCAAGCATCCCTGAGAACATTATTTTATCGAGTTAAGTATTTATTTTCTGTATCTACCCACGTCTTATTGAGTGTATACTACGTTTAACTGCTTTTTTCTCTtccatatatgtctatatatttcTTTGTTGCAGCCCTTCATGCCAGAACGTCCAAATCCTCTGATTTGGACTTTGGCAGCAGAACCTATACATTGGACATTTATTGATTTTATGGTTTTCTACTGGTGTTTTTAGGTTCATTTATTATTGTGGATTTTAAGTTCATTTATTACTGTGGATTTTAAGTGTACTTTATTAGGGGTTCCATAACTGTAAAGGTGTTTAgcgctttcttcccccccccctttttcttatgAGGCCTCAGCTGATGAAGTCATTGTCCTGTTAGTAATGTCACACTCGCCCTCCACCAGTATTGTCACTGTGAGACTGTGCTGTAATGTCACCTTCCCTTtgactgtcacagacacacgctCATGATGTCATAGAGGGCTAGCGTGATGACAAGCACCCAATCTCCTGATGATGTCACACGATGTGCCCTTCTTCGGAATTTCACTCGTCTCCCCATGATGTCACTCGCCCCTCCTGATGATGTCGCAAAGTCTGCTCCTCTTGCCCTGGTGAGgtcacttctcccccctcctcgtgACATCACACTGACACCCGTCCCGACCTAACTGCCCTGCCAATGACATTACAGCATTTGCTGGTGACATCACAGGTCCTGCTGATGTCACAGGCCATGGTGATAATGTCATTGGCCCTGCTGATGACATCTGAACTGCCCAGGATGTCACAGCGCCTGCAGATGGCATCACAGCCCCCCTGGATGATGTCACAGTTGATGTCGATATCACAGTGCCTGCAGCTGGCATCACAGCTCCCCTGATGTTGTGACAGGTCTCCAGTAGCTCCCGCTTTTCTCCATCGCCCTACGCAGCGTCTCCCAGCCCCCTTTCTCGCCCTGCGCCGCTCGGCGGAACAGTTGAGTATGAGCTCTGAGCTCCCGCAGCGCCCGCTGAGTCTCCCGGCTCCTGCGCAGAAGAGCGAATGCGCGGAGCGACACGTCCAGGAGGGAAGAGGAGTCGGGTGCAGGTGGCTGGGCCAGGCGGGGGGCGATCCGGGGGTAGGAGCGCAGGATTGGGAGATAAGATGAGGAGTGCGTCCTGTGCCGGCGAGGACCGGGCTGGATGATGAGGAGCCGctggagggacagagggggaagagagagagaggggagtgagagagagaaactgtaACAGACATGAGACATCCAATGCAgaccacctctccccctcggtCTCTTtggacctctctctcactctctcccccttcctttcactctcgctctctcactcccTCATTACCTGCTTCAGTATGATGTTCTGTAGTATATAGATGGGGGGGTAGGCCACCTGCGCTTTCTCTTGCATAGCAATCGGCACTCTAATGGCTTCTGACTCAGCGTTCTCTTCAGGGCTGAGACACTCTGAGCTGGTGTCTGGGGAGTAACATTACAGAGAGAGTATAACATCACAGAGAATATGACATCACAGTGTGAGAAAGGTGGGGTgggaagaagggagggagagagtgagtgagggggagagagggagaatctCACTCACCTGAGAAGCCggagtctttctctctctcattctgtatcCGTCTCTTGTCCTCGCTGGACTGTCTCATTTTGGGGTCATCGCATTCGTTGGGCTGTCTCTT is drawn from Ascaphus truei isolate aAscTru1 chromosome 7, aAscTru1.hap1, whole genome shotgun sequence and contains these coding sequences:
- the LOC142499439 gene encoding uncharacterized protein LOC142499439 — its product is MSPSPFETTPSSPERQPSPDSETEGFERQPSPDSETEGFERQPSPDSEIEGFERQPSPDSETEGFERQPSPDSEIEGFKRQPSPNSDTESFERLSSPDNETEGYKRQSSPDSDTEGFKRQPNECDDPKMRQSSEDKRRIQNEREKDSGFSDTSSECLSPEENAESEAIRVPIAMQEKAQVAYPPIYILQNIILKQRLLIIQPGPRRHRTHSSSYLPILRSYPRIAPRLAQPPAPDSSSLLDVSLRAFALLRRSRETQRALRELRAHTQLFRRAAQGEKGGWETLRRAMEKSGSYWRPVTTSGEL